In Nicotiana tabacum cultivar K326 chromosome 21, ASM71507v2, whole genome shotgun sequence, one DNA window encodes the following:
- the LOC107764491 gene encoding E3 ubiquitin-protein ligase CCNB1IP1 homolog isoform X4, protein MRCNACWRELEGQAVTTTCGHLFCRDDASKILSNDAACPICDQVLSKSLMKPVDVNPSDEWTNMVMAGISPQILMKSAYRSVTFYIGQKELEMQVKMNRVAAQYRQKCEMMQAKFSEKLEQVHTAYQKMAKRCQMREQEVESLSKDKQELQEKFAEKSRQKRKLDEMYDQLRDEYESVKRSSIQPKHFFSRTEPYLFANNADMMDNRDHMRKGPREDIWPPARQNVSNSGPFDVSSGSPARQSAVSVDAGNRRAGARPILGVGTGASNPATTLRNLIFSPIKRPQLSRNRPQMFSL, encoded by the exons ATGAGATGCAATGCTTGCTGGCGAGAACTGGAAGGACAGGCCGTCACCACCACTTGTGGCCACCTCTTCT GCCGGGATGATGCAAGTAAGATTCTCAGCAATGATGCTGCTTGTCCTATCTGTGATCAAGTTCTGTCTAAAAG TCTCATGAAACCTGTGGACGTCAATCCAAGTGATGAATGGACAAAT ATGGTCATGGCTGGAATATCGCCACAGATAT TGATGAAGAGTGCCTACAGAAGTGTGACTTTCTACATAGGGCAAAAGGAATTGGAAATGCAAGTCAAGATGAACAGGGTAGCAGCTCAATATCGTCAGAAATGTGAAATGATGCAAGCAAAATTCTCTGAAAAGTTGGAACAAGTGCATACTGCATACCAGAAGATGGCTAAAAGGTGCCAAATGAGGGAACAAGAAGTTGAGAGCTTATCTAAAGACAAGCAGGAACTCCAAGAAAAATTTGCTGAGAAATCCAG GCAAAAACGAAAACTTGATGAAATGTATGATCAGTTGAGAGATGAATATGAATCAGTAAAGCGGTCATCCATTCAGCCAAAACATTTCTTTTCGAGAACAGAACCTTATTTGTTTGCAAATAATGCTGATATGATGGACAACAGAGATCACATGAGGAAAG GGCCAAGAGAAGACATTTGGCCTCCAGCACGACAGAATGTTTCCAACTCTGGCCCTTTTGATGTCTCGAGTGGCTCCCCTGCAAGACAATCAGCAGTATCAGTGGATGCTGGAAACAGAAGGGCAGGTGCACGTCCTATACTTGGTGTTGGAACTGGAGCAAGCAACCCCGCAACGACCCTTAGGAATCTCATATTTTCACCAATTAAGAGGCCTCAACTCTCCCGCAATCGACCGCAGATGTTCTC GTTGTAA
- the LOC107764491 gene encoding E3 ubiquitin-protein ligase CCNB1IP1 homolog isoform X2: protein MRCNACWRELEGQAVTTTCGHLFCRDDASKILSNDAACPICDQVLSKSLMKPVDVNPSDEWTNMVMAGISPQILMKSAYRSVTFYIGQKELEMQVKMNRVAAQYRQKCEMMQAKFSEKLEQVHTAYQKMAKRCQMREQEVESLSKDKQELQEKFAEKSRQKRKLDEMYDQLRDEYESVKRSSIQPKHFFSRTEPYLFANNADMMDNRDHMRKDWSVLTPETPGPREDIWPPARQNVSNSGPFDVSSGSPARQSAVSVDAGNRRAGARPILGVGTGASNPATTLRNLIFSPIKRPQLSRNRPQMFSL from the exons ATGAGATGCAATGCTTGCTGGCGAGAACTGGAAGGACAGGCCGTCACCACCACTTGTGGCCACCTCTTCT GCCGGGATGATGCAAGTAAGATTCTCAGCAATGATGCTGCTTGTCCTATCTGTGATCAAGTTCTGTCTAAAAG TCTCATGAAACCTGTGGACGTCAATCCAAGTGATGAATGGACAAAT ATGGTCATGGCTGGAATATCGCCACAGATAT TGATGAAGAGTGCCTACAGAAGTGTGACTTTCTACATAGGGCAAAAGGAATTGGAAATGCAAGTCAAGATGAACAGGGTAGCAGCTCAATATCGTCAGAAATGTGAAATGATGCAAGCAAAATTCTCTGAAAAGTTGGAACAAGTGCATACTGCATACCAGAAGATGGCTAAAAGGTGCCAAATGAGGGAACAAGAAGTTGAGAGCTTATCTAAAGACAAGCAGGAACTCCAAGAAAAATTTGCTGAGAAATCCAG GCAAAAACGAAAACTTGATGAAATGTATGATCAGTTGAGAGATGAATATGAATCAGTAAAGCGGTCATCCATTCAGCCAAAACATTTCTTTTCGAGAACAGAACCTTATTTGTTTGCAAATAATGCTGATATGATGGACAACAGAGATCACATGAGGAAAG ATTGGTCGGTTCTCACTCCTGAAACTCCAGGGCCAAGAGAAGACATTTGGCCTCCAGCACGACAGAATGTTTCCAACTCTGGCCCTTTTGATGTCTCGAGTGGCTCCCCTGCAAGACAATCAGCAGTATCAGTGGATGCTGGAAACAGAAGGGCAGGTGCACGTCCTATACTTGGTGTTGGAACTGGAGCAAGCAACCCCGCAACGACCCTTAGGAATCTCATATTTTCACCAATTAAGAGGCCTCAACTCTCCCGCAATCGACCGCAGATGTTCTC GTTGTAA
- the LOC107764491 gene encoding E3 ubiquitin-protein ligase CCNB1IP1 homolog isoform X1 — MRCNACWRELEGQAVTTTCGHLFCRDDASKILSNDAACPICDQVLSKSLMKPVDVNPSDEWTNMVMAGISPQILMKSAYRSVTFYIGQKELEMQVKMNRVAAQYRQKCEMMQAKFSEKLEQVHTAYQKMAKRCQMREQEVESLSKDKQELQEKFAEKSRQKRKLDEMYDQLRDEYESVKRSSIQPKHFFSRTEPYLFANNADMMDNRDHMRKVDLFVADWSVLTPETPGPREDIWPPARQNVSNSGPFDVSSGSPARQSAVSVDAGNRRAGARPILGVGTGASNPATTLRNLIFSPIKRPQLSRNRPQMFSL; from the exons ATGAGATGCAATGCTTGCTGGCGAGAACTGGAAGGACAGGCCGTCACCACCACTTGTGGCCACCTCTTCT GCCGGGATGATGCAAGTAAGATTCTCAGCAATGATGCTGCTTGTCCTATCTGTGATCAAGTTCTGTCTAAAAG TCTCATGAAACCTGTGGACGTCAATCCAAGTGATGAATGGACAAAT ATGGTCATGGCTGGAATATCGCCACAGATAT TGATGAAGAGTGCCTACAGAAGTGTGACTTTCTACATAGGGCAAAAGGAATTGGAAATGCAAGTCAAGATGAACAGGGTAGCAGCTCAATATCGTCAGAAATGTGAAATGATGCAAGCAAAATTCTCTGAAAAGTTGGAACAAGTGCATACTGCATACCAGAAGATGGCTAAAAGGTGCCAAATGAGGGAACAAGAAGTTGAGAGCTTATCTAAAGACAAGCAGGAACTCCAAGAAAAATTTGCTGAGAAATCCAG GCAAAAACGAAAACTTGATGAAATGTATGATCAGTTGAGAGATGAATATGAATCAGTAAAGCGGTCATCCATTCAGCCAAAACATTTCTTTTCGAGAACAGAACCTTATTTGTTTGCAAATAATGCTGATATGATGGACAACAGAGATCACATGAGGAAAG TCGACTTATTTGTCGCAGATTGGTCGGTTCTCACTCCTGAAACTCCAGGGCCAAGAGAAGACATTTGGCCTCCAGCACGACAGAATGTTTCCAACTCTGGCCCTTTTGATGTCTCGAGTGGCTCCCCTGCAAGACAATCAGCAGTATCAGTGGATGCTGGAAACAGAAGGGCAGGTGCACGTCCTATACTTGGTGTTGGAACTGGAGCAAGCAACCCCGCAACGACCCTTAGGAATCTCATATTTTCACCAATTAAGAGGCCTCAACTCTCCCGCAATCGACCGCAGATGTTCTC GTTGTAA
- the LOC107764491 gene encoding E3 ubiquitin-protein ligase CCNB1IP1 homolog isoform X7, translating to MDKCKHMVMAGISPQILMKSAYRSVTFYIGQKELEMQVKMNRVAAQYRQKCEMMQAKFSEKLEQVHTAYQKMAKRCQMREQEVESLSKDKQELQEKFAEKSRQKRKLDEMYDQLRDEYESVKRSSIQPKHFFSRTEPYLFANNADMMDNRDHMRKVDLFVADWSVLTPETPGPREDIWPPARQNVSNSGPFDVSSGSPARQSAVSVDAGNRRAGARPILGVGTGASNPATTLRNLIFSPIKRPQLSRNRPQMFSL from the exons ATGGACAAATGTAAGCAT ATGGTCATGGCTGGAATATCGCCACAGATAT TGATGAAGAGTGCCTACAGAAGTGTGACTTTCTACATAGGGCAAAAGGAATTGGAAATGCAAGTCAAGATGAACAGGGTAGCAGCTCAATATCGTCAGAAATGTGAAATGATGCAAGCAAAATTCTCTGAAAAGTTGGAACAAGTGCATACTGCATACCAGAAGATGGCTAAAAGGTGCCAAATGAGGGAACAAGAAGTTGAGAGCTTATCTAAAGACAAGCAGGAACTCCAAGAAAAATTTGCTGAGAAATCCAG GCAAAAACGAAAACTTGATGAAATGTATGATCAGTTGAGAGATGAATATGAATCAGTAAAGCGGTCATCCATTCAGCCAAAACATTTCTTTTCGAGAACAGAACCTTATTTGTTTGCAAATAATGCTGATATGATGGACAACAGAGATCACATGAGGAAAG TCGACTTATTTGTCGCAGATTGGTCGGTTCTCACTCCTGAAACTCCAGGGCCAAGAGAAGACATTTGGCCTCCAGCACGACAGAATGTTTCCAACTCTGGCCCTTTTGATGTCTCGAGTGGCTCCCCTGCAAGACAATCAGCAGTATCAGTGGATGCTGGAAACAGAAGGGCAGGTGCACGTCCTATACTTGGTGTTGGAACTGGAGCAAGCAACCCCGCAACGACCCTTAGGAATCTCATATTTTCACCAATTAAGAGGCCTCAACTCTCCCGCAATCGACCGCAGATGTTCTC GTTGTAA
- the LOC107764491 gene encoding E3 ubiquitin-protein ligase CCNB1IP1 homolog isoform X6 translates to MKPVDVNPSDEWTNMVMAGISPQILMKSAYRSVTFYIGQKELEMQVKMNRVAAQYRQKCEMMQAKFSEKLEQVHTAYQKMAKRCQMREQEVESLSKDKQELQEKFAEKSRQKRKLDEMYDQLRDEYESVKRSSIQPKHFFSRTEPYLFANNADMMDNRDHMRKVDLFVADWSVLTPETPGPREDIWPPARQNVSNSGPFDVSSGSPARQSAVSVDAGNRRAGARPILGVGTGASNPATTLRNLIFSPIKRPQLSRNRPQMFSL, encoded by the exons ATGAAACCTGTGGACGTCAATCCAAGTGATGAATGGACAAAT ATGGTCATGGCTGGAATATCGCCACAGATAT TGATGAAGAGTGCCTACAGAAGTGTGACTTTCTACATAGGGCAAAAGGAATTGGAAATGCAAGTCAAGATGAACAGGGTAGCAGCTCAATATCGTCAGAAATGTGAAATGATGCAAGCAAAATTCTCTGAAAAGTTGGAACAAGTGCATACTGCATACCAGAAGATGGCTAAAAGGTGCCAAATGAGGGAACAAGAAGTTGAGAGCTTATCTAAAGACAAGCAGGAACTCCAAGAAAAATTTGCTGAGAAATCCAG GCAAAAACGAAAACTTGATGAAATGTATGATCAGTTGAGAGATGAATATGAATCAGTAAAGCGGTCATCCATTCAGCCAAAACATTTCTTTTCGAGAACAGAACCTTATTTGTTTGCAAATAATGCTGATATGATGGACAACAGAGATCACATGAGGAAAG TCGACTTATTTGTCGCAGATTGGTCGGTTCTCACTCCTGAAACTCCAGGGCCAAGAGAAGACATTTGGCCTCCAGCACGACAGAATGTTTCCAACTCTGGCCCTTTTGATGTCTCGAGTGGCTCCCCTGCAAGACAATCAGCAGTATCAGTGGATGCTGGAAACAGAAGGGCAGGTGCACGTCCTATACTTGGTGTTGGAACTGGAGCAAGCAACCCCGCAACGACCCTTAGGAATCTCATATTTTCACCAATTAAGAGGCCTCAACTCTCCCGCAATCGACCGCAGATGTTCTC GTTGTAA
- the LOC107764491 gene encoding E3 ubiquitin-protein ligase CCNB1IP1 homolog isoform X3, with protein sequence MRCNACWRELEGQAVTTTCGHLFCRDDASKILSNDAACPICDQVLSKSLMKPVDVNPSDEWTNMVMAGISPQILMKSAYRSVTFYIGQKELEMQVKMNRVAAQYRQKCEMMQAKFSEKLEQVHTAYQKMAKRCQMREQEVESLSKDKQELQEKFAEKSRQKRKLDEMYDQLRDEYESVKRSSIQPKHFFSRTEPYLFANNADMMDNRDHMRKDWSVLTPETPGPREDIWPPARQNVSNSGPFDVSSGSPARQSAVSVDAGNRRAGARPILGVGTGASNPATTLRNLIFSPIKRPQLSRNRPQMFS encoded by the exons ATGAGATGCAATGCTTGCTGGCGAGAACTGGAAGGACAGGCCGTCACCACCACTTGTGGCCACCTCTTCT GCCGGGATGATGCAAGTAAGATTCTCAGCAATGATGCTGCTTGTCCTATCTGTGATCAAGTTCTGTCTAAAAG TCTCATGAAACCTGTGGACGTCAATCCAAGTGATGAATGGACAAAT ATGGTCATGGCTGGAATATCGCCACAGATAT TGATGAAGAGTGCCTACAGAAGTGTGACTTTCTACATAGGGCAAAAGGAATTGGAAATGCAAGTCAAGATGAACAGGGTAGCAGCTCAATATCGTCAGAAATGTGAAATGATGCAAGCAAAATTCTCTGAAAAGTTGGAACAAGTGCATACTGCATACCAGAAGATGGCTAAAAGGTGCCAAATGAGGGAACAAGAAGTTGAGAGCTTATCTAAAGACAAGCAGGAACTCCAAGAAAAATTTGCTGAGAAATCCAG GCAAAAACGAAAACTTGATGAAATGTATGATCAGTTGAGAGATGAATATGAATCAGTAAAGCGGTCATCCATTCAGCCAAAACATTTCTTTTCGAGAACAGAACCTTATTTGTTTGCAAATAATGCTGATATGATGGACAACAGAGATCACATGAGGAAAG ATTGGTCGGTTCTCACTCCTGAAACTCCAGGGCCAAGAGAAGACATTTGGCCTCCAGCACGACAGAATGTTTCCAACTCTGGCCCTTTTGATGTCTCGAGTGGCTCCCCTGCAAGACAATCAGCAGTATCAGTGGATGCTGGAAACAGAAGGGCAGGTGCACGTCCTATACTTGGTGTTGGAACTGGAGCAAGCAACCCCGCAACGACCCTTAGGAATCTCATATTTTCACCAATTAAGAGGCCTCAACTCTCCCGCAATCGACCGCAGATGTTCTCGTAA
- the LOC107764491 gene encoding E3 ubiquitin-protein ligase CCNB1IP1 homolog isoform X5, which translates to MRCNACWRELEGQAVTTTCGHLFCRDDASKILSNDAACPICDQVLSKSLMKPVDVNPSDEWTNMVMAGISPQILMKSAYRSVTFYIGQKELEMQVKMNRVAAQYRQKCEMMQAKFSEKLEQVHTAYQKMAKRCQMREQEVESLSKDKQELQEKFAEKSRQKRKLDEMYDQLRDEYESVKRSSIQPKHFFSRTEPYLFANNADMMDNRDHMRKGPREDIWPPARQNVSNSGPFDVSSGSPARQSAVSVDAGNRRAGARPILGVGTGASNPATTLRNLIFSPIKRPQLSRNRPQMFS; encoded by the exons ATGAGATGCAATGCTTGCTGGCGAGAACTGGAAGGACAGGCCGTCACCACCACTTGTGGCCACCTCTTCT GCCGGGATGATGCAAGTAAGATTCTCAGCAATGATGCTGCTTGTCCTATCTGTGATCAAGTTCTGTCTAAAAG TCTCATGAAACCTGTGGACGTCAATCCAAGTGATGAATGGACAAAT ATGGTCATGGCTGGAATATCGCCACAGATAT TGATGAAGAGTGCCTACAGAAGTGTGACTTTCTACATAGGGCAAAAGGAATTGGAAATGCAAGTCAAGATGAACAGGGTAGCAGCTCAATATCGTCAGAAATGTGAAATGATGCAAGCAAAATTCTCTGAAAAGTTGGAACAAGTGCATACTGCATACCAGAAGATGGCTAAAAGGTGCCAAATGAGGGAACAAGAAGTTGAGAGCTTATCTAAAGACAAGCAGGAACTCCAAGAAAAATTTGCTGAGAAATCCAG GCAAAAACGAAAACTTGATGAAATGTATGATCAGTTGAGAGATGAATATGAATCAGTAAAGCGGTCATCCATTCAGCCAAAACATTTCTTTTCGAGAACAGAACCTTATTTGTTTGCAAATAATGCTGATATGATGGACAACAGAGATCACATGAGGAAAG GGCCAAGAGAAGACATTTGGCCTCCAGCACGACAGAATGTTTCCAACTCTGGCCCTTTTGATGTCTCGAGTGGCTCCCCTGCAAGACAATCAGCAGTATCAGTGGATGCTGGAAACAGAAGGGCAGGTGCACGTCCTATACTTGGTGTTGGAACTGGAGCAAGCAACCCCGCAACGACCCTTAGGAATCTCATATTTTCACCAATTAAGAGGCCTCAACTCTCCCGCAATCGACCGCAGATGTTCTCGTAA